The Cannabis sativa cultivar Pink pepper isolate KNU-18-1 unplaced genomic scaffold, ASM2916894v1 Contig3, whole genome shotgun sequence genome window below encodes:
- the LOC133033307 gene encoding L10-interacting MYB domain-containing protein-like: MGVRSRSGSDRLRTVWTPEMDRYFIDLMLEQVNKGNKFDDHLFSKRAWKHMALLFNSKFKFQYEKDVLKNRHKTLRNLYKAVKNLLDQRGFNWDETRQMVTAENNDWDEYIKAHPDARSFRIKTIPYYSDLCRIYRDAFPEPTGKNVPEGSLLSSGKVAIEVTQPSEVGDGDTLALHDIMIDEDYGITISEKDAELEAPQQAMASSRGTTLSNRTRTYWQPPMDRYFIDLMLEQVQKGSRIDGVFRKQAWMEMIALFNSKFGISYDMDVLKNRYKTLRRQFNVIKNLLDLDGFVWDETRQMVTADDCVWQDYIKDHTDARQFMTRPVPYYKDLCVICDPCSDEKESSSGQGLEQQNDQDTRSPATSVSNSEFKNKRQLENWSSLPQSKRFREKDEGMASAFREMATAVSSLSDNKKTEENYSIPIENVIEAVQALPDMDEELVLDACDLIEDEKKAKTFMALDVKLRKKWLLRKLRPQA; encoded by the exons ATGGGTGTTCGTTCCCGTAGCGGTAGTGATCGACTAAGAACAGTTTGGACCCCTGAAATGGATCGGTATTTCATTGATCTCATGTTGGAACAAGTCAACAAAGGAAATAAATTTGATGACCATTTGTTCAGCAAACGAGCCTGGAAGCACATGGCTTTGTTGTTTAATTCAAAGTTTAAGTTTCAGTATGAGAAAGATGTTCTTAAGAATAGGCATAAAACGTTGAGGAATCTGTATAAGGCTGTTAAGAATCTCCTTGACCAGAGAGGCTTTAATTGGGATGAAACTCGCCAAATGGTTACTGCTGAAAACAATGATTGGGATGAATATATTAAG GCACACCCAGATGCTCGTTCCTTTAGAATAAAAACCATTCCATATTACAGTGATTTGTGTAGGATATACAGAGATGCATTCCCTGAGCCAACAG GTAAGAATGTGCCTGAGGGATCCTTGCTTTCAAGTGGTAAAGTAGCTATTGAAGTTACACAGCCAAGTGAAGTTGGGGATGGGGACACACTGGCGCTTCATGATATCATGATTGATGAAGATTATGGAATAACTATATCCGAGAAAGATGCTGAACTTGAAGCTCCACAACAGGCTATGGCGAGCTCGAGAGGAACCACATTAAGTAATCGAACAAGAACTTATTGGCAGCCGCCTATGGACCGGTATTTCATTGACCTCATGTTAGAACAGGTGCAGAAAGGCAGCAGGATTGATGGCGTATTTCGGAAACAAGCATGGATGGAGATGATTGCGTTGTTCAATTCCAAGTTTGGGATTAGCTATGACATGGATGTTCTTAAAAATCGGTACAAGACTTTGAGAAGGCAATTTAATGTGATCAAGAATCTacttgatttggatggttttgtTTGGGATGAGACGCGCCAAATGGTGACTGCTGATGACTGTGTCTGGCAAGATTATATCAAA GATCATACAGATGCTAGACAGTTCATGACCAGGCCTGTACCTTATTATAAAGATTTGTGTGTGATATGCGATCCATGTTCTGATGAAAAAGAGAGCTCTTCTGGGCAAGGGTTGGAGCAACAAAATGATCAAGATACTAGGTCTCCAGCTACATCAGTTTCAAACAGTGAATTTAAGAACAAGCGTCAACTAGAGAACTGGTCTTCCCTTCCTCAATCAAAAAGATTTCGGGAAAAAGACGAAGGAATGGCTAGTGCTTTTCGTGAGATGGCTACTGCAGTTTCTTCTCTGTCAGATAATAAGAAAACTGAAGAGAACTACTCCATCCCAATAGAGAACGTGATTGAAGCAGTGCAAGCTTTGCCGGATATGGATGAAGAGCTTGTGTTGGATGCGTGTGATTTGATAGAGGATGAGAAAAAGGCCAAAACTTTTATGGCCTTAGATGTTAAGTTACGTAAAAAGTGGTTGTTAAGAAAACTGAGACCGCAAGCATAG
- the LOC133033222 gene encoding uncharacterized protein LOC133033222 — protein sequence MSNSGGFSLTRYRGTERFYNPPAVRRYHELQKKLQPSPRRQFSKSLKYETQLDSSDAETRTDSDESTLSRPNSVSLPSSSSSSSSPDVASSNLDRIIESVTPYVKAQIFSEARMRGWRAQEAFYCLGDLWEAFREWSVYGVGVPLLLNGCDSVKQYYVPYLSGIQLYVDPQRLSDAGSGNREAERGASGVVNGGQGWHNLTNLNTQMLNGLSLRDPPPLSPSSNETKAYNSLGEPVYEYLESESPYVRKPLYDQVLNLASKFPGLNVYKSCDILPASWLSVAWYPIYRIPVGPTLQSLEASFLTFHPLSTHSLGKNQPRLHPAASAKKGDTSKISLPIFGLASYKLKDSIFSPGESEEQRQARTLLLDAKNWLQRLDVKLPDWEFFQSRNKFISSEVHLLNNTKESSC from the exons ATGTCCAATTCTGGAGGTTTTTCCTTGACTCGATATCGGGGCACCGAACGGTTCTACAATCCACCGGCGGTTCGGAGATATCATGAGTTGCAAAAGAAGCTTCAGCCATCGCCGCGGAGGCAGTTCTCTAAGTCGTTGAAGTATGAAACCCAACTCGACTCGTCTGATGCTGAGACTCGGACTGACTCCGATGAGTCGACATTGTCGAGGCCTAACTCAGTTTCTTTgccttcttcttcgtcttcttcttcttcaccagACGTTGCTTCGTCTAATTTGGATCGTATCATTGAATCGGTAACTCCATATGTTAAAGCTCAAATCTTCTCTGAG GCAAGAATGAGAGGATGGAGAGCTCAAGAAGCATTTTACTGTCTTGGGGATCTGTGGGAAGCGTTTAGGGAATGGAGTGTATATGGGGTGGGTGTGCCTTTGTTACTGAATGGATGTGATTCAGTTAAGCAATACTATGTTCCATATTTATCAGGGATACAATTGTATGTGGATCCACAAAGGTTGAG TGATGCTGGAAGTGGCAACCGTGAAGCAGAAAGGGGAGCAAGTGGTGTTGTTAATGGAGGACAGGGTTGGCACAACCTCACGAACTTGAATACGCAGATGTTGAATGGACTCAGTTTGAGAGATCCACCTCCTTTGAGTCCATCAAGTAACGAAACTAAGGCTTATAACTCACTAGGAGAACCCGTATATGAATACCTTGAAAGTGAATCACCATATGTTCGTAAACCTTTATATGATCAG GTTTTGAATCTTGCATCTAAATTCCCTGGGCTCAACGTGTACAAAAGCTGTGATATATTGCCTGCTAGTTGGCTCTCTGTTGCATG GTACCCAATATACAGAATACCTGTTGGCCCAACTCTACAAAGTCTTGAGGCATCTTTTCTTACATTCCATCCTTTATCAACGCATTCTCTAG GCAAAAATCAACCACGGTTGCATCCTGCTGCCAGCGCCAAGAAGGGAGACACTTCAAAAATCTCTTTGCCCATTTTCGGTCTTGCTTCCTACAAGTTAAAAGATTCAATTTTTTCACCTGGGGAATCCGAGGAACAGCGGCAGGCAAGAACCTTGCTGCTGGATGCTAAGAATTGGCTGCAGCGCTTGGATGTCAAACTTCCTGACTGGGAATTTTTTCAATCCCGCAATAAGTTCATATCTTCTGAAGTTCATTTATTAAACAACACAAAGGAGTCCAGTTGCTGA